The sequence TGATACCAACAAATGAAGAGATTGTTTTGAAAGAATTTATGGTTCCAGAAAACTTAACAACAGGAATTGATTTTGAGAAAGATTTAGATGTGGCATTAAATAATAGTTTATCAGCGAAATTAGCAGTGAATAAAGTAGATTATGCATCGGCCGAAAAGATAGTAGCGA is a genomic window of Cetobacterium sp. ZOR0034 containing:
- a CDS encoding TolC family protein, whose protein sequence is IPTNEEIVLKEFMVPENLTTGIDFEKDLDVALNNSLSAKLAVNKVDYASAEKIVARSSLLPQIDAFGTYGTSKESHHYDNSFDNAEWRGGVSVKWDVFSFGSTIDQYSV